A stretch of DNA from Channa argus isolate prfri chromosome 7, Channa argus male v1.0, whole genome shotgun sequence:
TCCAATTATGTACAACTGTAACTATGCTAAAACAATCATTGAAAATGTATCTAAATCATGTCGACTTATCCCTGGGTTTATACGGTCCTTTACATGcaacaaaatgctttttgacAAATCATGAAACTATCAACACACAACTTTTCTTCCAAACATCTCCAACAAAAACCGAAATGataacaaaaatgcattttgggcTTTCTTGCATGGATACTAAGGGTGTTGCAATGCTGGTTTGGACAGTGTATTTTGTGTGAGAGATAATAAGAGAGTGTGTTTAAAAGAGATCAAGTCAGGTGGGGTGCACAAGATTGTATTACACAATGCCAAATCTGCCCAAGGGGGTCTGATATGGCTTTGTGTGCCTTCCTTTTCTCGTTATTCTTCACTTGTCCACCCTGTGaaaaagtggtgtgtgtgtgtgtgtgtgtgtgtgtgtgtgtgtgtgtgtgtgtgtgtgtgtgtgtgtgtgtgtgtgtgtgtgtgtgtgtgtgtgtgtgtgtgtgtgtgtgtgtgtgtgtgtgtgtgtgtgtgtaagaggtAATCACCGTGGACAGTGTCAGGGAGTTCCCACTGTTTTGCCTCCAGCCACAGTCTGTCATCACCACAACtccacctgtgtgtttgtgctccagTACTTCACAAACCATCCCAGAGTAGACATCATTATAAGTACACTGCAAAGAATTAAATCAAACAGCTGGAGCCTGGCAAACTTCACTTGttatgtttattctttttttttccagcagtcCCACTGTTAGGACATGTGTACAGTAACATGGAGCCCAAACAGCAACTGTGCAGGGCACAAATGGCAATTAAATTCACAAGATATGTGTCAAAGGTGtccttcatttcttttccttctcaaCTTTCCAAGTGAgcgggttaaaaaaaaaaaatacagtttacagaTTTTTGCAGAAAAACCTGTTTGTTCAATCACTTTCCTCAATATCAGCATAGATAGTGGAAAGAAGACAAGGAAAGTGTGATGGACTGATTAATCTTTGTACATCtgagtaaaaatatatatttttaataaacaatctGCCAGAAACCACCTCTGGCTCCTGAGATTCACTCAGTAAGCTAAGGGCTTGTGGCACAAGTCTTCCTGAAGATTGCAACCCTGTTGTAAGGTTACTGAGAACTGCGGCTGCCTTCTGTTGAGGTGCGAATCCAAAACAAATAGGCAAGACAACATTGGCAGTAGATAACATGGTGACAGAACCATTCAGGGTACATGATTGAAGGGGCTAGTGAAGCGTGAGAtgccatatttattttttaaatgaagtctGACGCAAAGATCAGACtatttgacaaactcacagtgtaacatgttttattcaaagATACTGCTATAATGTTCATTAGTAGTCTTATTGATTAGCAGTGCATTGATATTTGGCATTTTGTAAACATCTTAAAAGTTTTTCTACTACCTTCTTCATGCACTAAAGCTTCCAATACAATCAATGTGTACGGTAtcaaatgtttatataaaaatgtattgcataAACAGATTAAGGGTTAAAATGTAGCGACACAGCCATGCTTAATACTTGCTCTCATCCCTTTCACACTCAAACTCACTTCACAGAAAAGCTTAAGAAAAGATTTCGCTGAGTTGCTACTAGGTCATTCTTCTCAAGTTTGGTTAGCAATTATAGCAAAGTGATTACAATATCAtaacatgttaaaatatctctataaagcttttaaaatacacactgtGCAATATAAGGGAAAACTGCTATTTTTGGCTATGGCCACAATGATTTCggtataaaatacattaatttcaGTTCTTAAAAGATATAAATAACACATCTAAAAagactattttttaaaatcctaacAATACGTCACAAGTCACTTTCACATGacctttgtatttgtgtaacCCTACAGCAGGGTCAGGTCCAGGTACTGCCCCACCGGCTTGGTCATAAAGGCAGGGAGGGACATGAGGGGAGCATCACCTCCACTGGACTGACCAATCAGACTGCTGCTCAGGAGAGAAACGGACTCCACAGGATTCTGGGAGCGGGAAAGGAGCGAGGGTTGGGGAGGGGGGTAAGACAACACAGTGGtaagaaagaggggagagaaaaacaaaagaccatTATTCcagtgtaaaagtgaaaaacacagaGCCCTTACACCAGCACCAGATGTTACCCATCACCTCAACACCTTGAAGGCTATACCCGTTATTACCCACCTATTATACTAACAGCGTTACACTATAACACCAATGATTAACTGTTCACTAAGTCCCGTCACCTTAGATGCTGTTTTAGGCTCTCTTTTCTCACACGTGGAGTTTACAAAGTAGTGATTTACAGTACCCTAAAAAgattttaacatgtttgaaaCAATTAGTTTGATTTCAAAAAGAAGTAAACTTAGGCAGGCATCTCGTTTTTAACACCACTAGATTTTATTAGCAGAAAACCTAAACAGCTGTTGGTGTAGCTGGTTTCAGTAACAATAGAATATCTGAGTTAGCACATGATGATGAGTGATGATGAGTCTGGCAAATGAGGAGCTATCCTGTTAATATATATTGTGCAGAAGCCAGGGCGGAAAGCATTAGAGGAAAGCATAGAGATGCTACGTCCACTGAGATTTTACCTGAAACTACTCCTATATGTGGTCATATCATCCAGCAATGCTATTCCTAGAAAgaagtgatttttttatatatatatagagtcAGTTATGCTGAATAAAGGTTTCCCCTGACTTTCATGCCCAGGCCTTGACTGCTTTCATTGAAAAGGATGATTTTATTTAACTGGAAAGtgcaaatagaaaatgtatttaatagaTTGAAGCAACAAGTTTTAATTTACAGACTTTTTACAGACTTCTCAACTCGTTTAACATGTTAATCTCTTGAAAAGATAAGTCTGTTAGTGATTCCCttatttgtggctttttttaaaagccataaGTAGcatgttactgtactgtactgcctcagatgtactgtactgtaaaaggtaaatattaATGTCTAGTTCAACTAGACAATGTGTAGGTTTAccaaaataatgaacattttctttgatATGTGGCCTTTAAAATTGTTGAATTTTCTGAACTGTAGGTTCCCACCTCCTATTTCCCTCTATTTCCTGTCTCCCTCTTCCATTTCTACACAAACTGTAACCCCCACATAATAATACAGTGAACTAATAACACTCAGTTAAAACTGTAGGTCATAAACCAGTTAGCCAGAAATGCTAGGCTTAGGTTTAAGCAGATAAGCACAAGGTTTAATAGATGCCTTACACTTACAatggtgtatttgtgtttagaaACTCTTATGAGGTGTGATGGAGGTCCAATACAGAGTGCAGCTCTAATTAGAGCCCCCTTCACACATATTTAGGATATGCAGAAATCTAGAGTTTGACAGTTGCTAAAGTGATTATCACTGTATGGGACGGGGTTTAGTGAACAGTCAATTATCCCTTTTGGCTATTGTTGTATTTCACAAGAGACTCCtttagaagagaaaaaaaatacaatggcCACTATTAGACAGAGAATACTTCCATAAAAGAAGTGTTCTGTAATTGGTTAGAAGACATCACCTCCTCAAAATGATTCAAACCTACCAAATGAATTACTAACATCCAAGAAAATTCCTCCAACCACTCCCTTCGTTCATTGTTGGTACTATGTGTGGTTAGTGGAAAATCTGTCCTGTTTAAACACAGTTGTGTTGAGCCCCGTGACCTGTGGTGACCAGTGAAGACCCAAACCAGAGCTACAACCACTGAACTAAATCCCACTCACTGAGCCCTCAAGCCAATCCTTACCTGCCACCTGCCTCAGACACCTTAAATACACACCCATTCTTTGGGCTGCGTAAGCAATGTCCTGGCCGGGTCGTGAGCGTGCACGGCCCCTTGGGCGTATATGAGAGCATCCTCTGGGACGTACTGTGGTTTGAGGGAGGGGGAGGAATGACAGAGACAGGGGGGCTGAGATGCAAATAACCACAAACAATAACCTAGAGAACGTCATGTCTGTTTATGaagcaaattcattttaatttaatatatacTGAATTTTCAGCTCCCTGGGATTCTTCACTCTCTACTAAGTTTCAATAAGGCTTAGGTTTCTTCATTTCAAGTCTAAGCAAGCAGCAGAGCATGTGTGACAGAACAGGGAGAGTAGACAGGATAAACTTGTTTGATAGCCTTTGGGTGAACACAGTGGATGCCTGACAATACACACCCACAACAGAAGGAGATTTGAATACAAAACTTGGTTCTTAGTATGTGAGCACTAAAGACACAGAAGATCCACAAATACAGGAACTGGATTATTAAGCAGCTACTAAACACACATGGTGTGTTTTGTAGGCATGCGTTTCCTACCTGGTATCCTTGCACTGCATTAATGAGGTCTTTGACTCCATTGCTGTTGTAGGTCAAACCTGGCATACGCACCAACCCCCCTGGGGAGGacagggaggagggggaggggaagTAACCTACAGTGGTAGGTGAGCCAGGCGGACTGGACAAATGAAGAAGACAAGATATCAACAGACTGTTATTCCCAAAATATCTACATAACAGCAGACCAAATATGTAGAAGTCATAAAAGGGGAGAAATggctattgtttaaaaatggccTAATTTCTTAACGAGAGAAGGCAGACAAGGGAGAAACAGAGGTCAATGACTGTTTACAAAGTTGTCTGATACCTCAGTGTTCAGTTATTAACTACCCTTGTCCTAGTCTCTCTCCTTGCAAAGACACTAAATCTTTACGTTTTTGTGTTATCGTGCATTACATTGGGAATTTCTAACAAAAACAACCGATCTATGAAACACCTTTAGCGACAGGGAGTGTAAATCCTAtcctgaaatgtttgtgtgcgCTCATGTTCTTCAAGTTACCATAATAATTGTTATGCAAACAAAAGGCTCAGAAAATCAAACATGTAACTAATACAGCTTTAGTCACTTACTCAGCAGCACACAGCACATGAGGAAACACTGCCTGTCAGGCTCAGTTTAGTGTGAGGAAATCTGCTGGCTTTCGtatctatttattttggttctttttggggtttttttaatgaaagtgtAATTAGCATGTAGAGTGATTTGGCAAGCAATGGTGGTTGACAATATTATGTGATACCTTTCCTGGTGTCACACAAAGCATTACATTTATATGTAATGCTTATCATGAAGAAATTTGAgttgtattgaaattaaatctATATTGAAGTAACTGACATGGATGACTGTATTTTACAATGAGCAAGTGTCTGTTCATTTGTAACTACCACCATTTACCTGGGGTAGTAGGCTGTGTAGTTCATGTATAGCTGAGCCGCGCCAGGGTAGTAGGCATGGCCTGGTGGCAGGTGGCGAGGGGTCAGCAAGACCTGACCAACGGGAGGGTAGAGAGCGGCAGCAGCCTCTGTGGTCAGGACAGGTGGTGCAGGGGTGAAGGAATAGGATGGCGGAGATAAACCTGGAAAGGAGCGGttaggggaaaaagaaaaacgagACATAATCAACTAAGCAAAAAGCAACAGAGGCACAAGTCGATGGTGAAGTCTGGTCATTGTTTGTTTCAGAACAAGGAGCTCATGCAAACTTGCAAACAATGACCTGCATTACCATTATTCTACACATGATACTTATAACATACCAAAAGGTGAAATCGCCACTGGACTGTGGTCAACTTTGAATGTTTGGCATGTAACATTTTTCAGGTGTAAACCCCACAATCCCCTATAATACTGATATTGATTTGTCTGATGTATATTTCCTGTAACTGTGTTCTGAGAACAACGTTGCTCTTATTTTGCAGAGACATtgttagaaaccaagaacacattctgaaacaaaaccaaaaaacaagtTATAGAATTAAGGCCCAATTTAAATACACTATATGCTCAGTTATTGTCTTAACATAATATCTCCAGTATCAACATGTGTCCAGCCTTAGGTCCCAGTGCCATCCCTGTGCTGAAATCTGCACTTCTTATTAAACAACTCATAAACATTAGGCTCCTTTTTGGGGCTCTTTTACACAACAGGAAGTGTACCAGTGCATATTTTTGGTGAAGGATTACTGTCACATAGAACAAAGCACATTTCTACGCACCAGCGTTCAGCCCTGCTCACCTTTGCCACAGCTCCTGATTAGACAAGCAACGGAGACGCACACACCTGAGGTACGTCGGTTTATTCAAACTGATCCCACAACCACTGTTACTAATCTGATAAGACTGGAGAGTTGTAAGCCATTTTGCCACATTGTAGACTAGTTGGTTCCGATGCTCTTTTGCTTACATTCTTCCAACCCTTTCAGATGTTTATGAATTACTTGAGTAAAATTAAGAATGACTAACAAACATGCCACTGAGATGGCAAAACTACATGGCTGAATCAGAATGTGTGAACACAGGTGAAAACTGAAAGTGCAGAATAAATAGTTAACATTTGAGCTTTCTCATGCAGATGGGTAATTTAATCACactaaattaaaaagagaaaccacactctcacaaacacacactcacacacagtgtgGAATCGTCCTAGTTAGACCAGATGTCTGATTAGAGAAAACCCCAGCAGCCCTGCCCCCATGGCAGGAGCCCACCTACCCTGCAATCCCGAAGCACCCCCAGCTCCCAGCAGCACTTACGTCTGGACTTACATGGCGGCGGGCTGAGCCCTGTCCCACTCCTGCTccggttatgtgtgtgtgtatgtgtgtgtgagagcgagCCTCCCATCAGCACTAGGCCCATCTCCTCAGCACTGCAGGGAAACACCTCCACATAGCGGCTGTTGGCCCCGCGTTGAGTGGACATAATATGTTTGTGGAGCCTCTGTGAGGCCTGAAATGCTCGCTCTGCTGAGGTCATTTGGATGAAACAGTCGCCTGATGGACGACCCTGGAAACAGACTCAGTCAGAATTTACTTTGCAATAACTGCAACATTTTGTCTATGGGTGTGTCAGCGTGGTTTGTGCATGTACCTGCTGGTTGAGGACCATGTGCACACCATGTGGTCTGATATCATGTGTAAACTCGCCCAGGAAGGTGAGGATGTCCTCTATGCTTGCTGTGTAAGGCAGCCCCCTCAGCCTCAGACAGTCCCTCACACCACCAGGTGGGGGCAGGAGAGACATCGCAGGCAGCACTGGCACCAAAGGGGCTGGGGCAACAGGGATCAGAGGAGCCGACGAGTACCGGTTCAACacctaaaaacacacatgattataaataatatactcTGCCTGCGGTAAAGGCAGTCAAGGAGGCAGAGCTCTCCTAGTGAAACTGTTTAACCATCTCATTAGGAATCCATTTCTCCACCTGctcaaatacattttaggaaaaaaGAGATTAGCATATAGCATATAGCATATACAATGAGACATAATCAACAAAATCCTTGTGAAGTCATTGATGTGTTGCAATGTCAGGCAGGAGCTGGCTTGTTGCCAACAGGACACCAGCATGTTTGCATTTCTAGACGGGAGCAATAAAACTACTTAGCTGTcatacaaagaaaacatgaggAAAGGCCTGTTGTAGATACGTATGTATCAGCCTGCAAAGATAAGAAAATTATCCACATGTGCTCCTGTTATTAGAGACAGTGAAGCAGTGGAAGATGGCAAAAGGCACTGAGACAGAACAAAAAAGAGTAGCTAGAGTATTTATGTGTACTAAAGGAAAACACAGTCCATGTTGTTATGCAGGTCCCCACCCTTAACTGACTGGTGAaaagacacacccacacattgTCACTCTCTGCTGTGTGCTCACTAAGAAATTGAGAACTGCTAAAGTacgtatttttttttcattaaaaagatgaaaagagacagaaatccTAAATCCAGGGACAAATATAGGAGACTTTTGCCGAATTCAAAATTAAGTCAGAAATGTATCCATATGCAGAAAGAAGCACACCCACATGAAGCAAGACACCTTAACATACCTGTTGGACTTCTGCTGCCGTACTCTTAAACAGCTCAATATATCTTCTTCCCAGAATTTCCTTGTGTTTCCTCAGAGCACACTGGGCATGTTCGTCACaggcaaataaaacaaaggcatCGCCAGTGGGACGCCCATCTGGGTAGCGGACAAAAAGAATGCCATCTTTCCCTCCGCTGACCGGGCATATCTCATTGAGACCCTCCCCTGGTGAGAAGAAAGCGAGCACCTGCTCGTGTGTGGCGGTGAAAGGAAGACCTCGCATCCTCACTATGATCTGGTCCTCGCGTGACAGGAACATTGCTACTTCATTCGACGTAcctgacgcacacacacacacttatttaacCACAAGTAAATAAACATATGTATTAACACTGTATATTTGAAAAGTTAGATTACTTTCTTTAGCGAGTCGCACAATGAGTAGAGCTTTTTCTGCTATTGTTTGCCCTTCTTAAACTGCAATTGATGAGAATGATACTACACTTTACTCCTCTACTTTCACACAACCCAAACCCTCAATTGTTTTACGATGACTTTCAGTGCTGCGTAGTACTCTAGTTGCTGATAATTTGACTGAATTGCCAAACCACATAGTATCGTGGAGGTTTTGACTAAAAGCTCCAGTGTTCCCTTTAGTGATACCTGGAATGATCATCTGCTAACAGATACATAATTTTTACTCCCGTCGTTTCATTCAGCAACATTTCTAAACCTTATAAACTTTAAAACGTGCATATGGCTCACCTCCAGCTATCTTTAGGAAGTCTTCTCCTGTTGCTTTGTAAACCTGCCATTAGAAATATAGACATGGGATATTATCAGGGGCATAAAGGGAAACTTCATTAAATTGATTTGATTGAGGATTTCATCAATTTCCAACTTTATTCCTATGGTTCTAGTGTGTACTTTAACTAGAAGCTCCCCAGCATAGAGCCAAAGGACGTAAGTAGaacatttctgaaaattgcCTTTTAGGTTAAAGTACAGCTGCTTTATTTAATCAGTTATGACTAGTTGGGTACAGACAGGTTACCTCTATGTATCTGTTTCCCATGtggtgtttgtgtctttgcagcGCCAGGTCTCTGTGTTCTTCACTGACAAAACGAACAAGAGCTTCTCCGTTCCTCCTCCCCTGAGCGTTAAGACACAGTGCAGCTCCTCCTCTGTACAACACAACATGCAGACTCTTACAGCACCCTGTACATCAACACAAAAGCTGCAGTCACAAACAAGCCTTTAACATATCAACAACATACTTGGCGATGTTTAGTCCTCTGAAGAATCGAGCGATATCCTGGTCAGAAGACTGCCATGGCAACCCTCTGGCTCTGATCACTGTGTTGTCACACACTTTCTCCATCTTactgctgcacacaaacacatgcacaaatagaCATTAGCACAACCGGAGTGGACATGGAGTGGATTTCATAGGCAGAGAACAAAGGGAATATTTATCTTGAGCAAACTTTTGCTTACCATGTGCCAGTCTCAAACTTCTCACTAACTCTCTCTGGATGAGAAAACATGTGACCTGTAAAAGGAAAGTTGTGTTTCCAAAATTAGAAAATTGCCTTCTGAAGTCACAAATGATAGCATATATATGAAACTAATTCTTTGAATTTCCTTTTAGTAACTTAAGTAACTTCTTTAAATGACATTCTGTAAATTCACAATAGATACTCACACAATGGCTCAGAAAGTAGGGAGAGGACAAGGCTGGCCATAATCCTGACCTGCTGTACTGCTATTTCTGCAGGCAATGTGGTCGATGGATCAAGAGCGGTGGCAGGATCCCACGTGGCAAGTGCATCTACGGGTATACTAAGGGCTGAGGGTAAGTCAGTCAAGGAACATAAACAAGAAACAGCCACAAAATATACCCAAGTGTAGAAGTTTGGAGAGAACCAATCGTGTTGATATGCATGTATATGTATGCGAGTAAGTAATAATAAAGAATGATTTATTTCTCTAATAcattcaaagaagaaaaatgtaaagtgaGGACgcaagacacaaacacacaggacgGTGTTACCTGTCCTGTTCCAGTGGGTGTGTGGGGTTTGCACTGTTGgctaaacacacactcattcactgAGCACTGACTAAGGTGCTGCCATTGTTTCCCTATTTGCATTTCAAAACCTCTAGTTCTGCAGCCAACACCCCGTGGCCCATACACTTCTGTGTGTTGTGAGTTTTTTAGCTTAATGTGTGCTCACCAAATCAAGGTAAACATCTAAATAACCATCTAAATAAATCAAGAACTGTCCTAAATACTGTAAGCTTGtacattacatacagtacatcagtcACCAGGACATCACATGTGACCAGACAGCGTAGTGAAGGATACACTTTGCCATGATGTGTACATTCAAAGCCTTGAGGTCAGATGCGGGGAAGTGCTTCTTAAACTCTTTCCGAATGTCAAAGAATGAGTAGAAACATTCTGGGAGCAGGATGTTCTGCAGAAGGCAGCAAATGAAAGGATGTGAACATGTGGTACAATAACAGCTGCCTCTTTTTATTGCTATCATACTGCTGTTTGCTTAATCAAGTCGCTGTGTGACAACTGGCACACTTTGGAGAGACATTGAAAAATTTCTCCAGCTTCATCATGTGTTTTATAAGTTTGGTATGTGCATGTGTCATTAGACAGGTTTGCACGAGTGGCTCCCAATTCTCACGGTAACTTTAAATTCAACCTGCAGCACACTGCTGACACAGCACCTCCCCTTTGTGACTTGTCTGAGGTTGCTGCAGCAGTGAGTGAATATACGCCCTGGCTGCAAGGCGTTCACCCATCCAGCTCGCTCACCTTGCTCGCAGCCTCAGGGTGAATCACTTGACGGATATGGAGCTGTCCgtctgtacacaaacacattgaagTGCCTGCACCCACGCTGTTCACCTCATTCGTCAGTTGTAGATGAAACTGCAAACAAAGGCatttaacagttaaaaacattgaCAATCTAGCATCAGGCATGTCAAATGCTAGTCATGATTACTGTGTAATAATGAGTTAAAGGTTATTTAAGTGATTTTAGAGACATCATTACTAGGTTTAAAGCTGTCTCAAAACTTGTAGCAGTAAAGACACATTCGGCTCCAGATCCATTCTCCTCTTCCACGCTCTCCTCTACCAAATCCTCCTGTTCTTTTTCGTTCGTCAGGTTTGAGAGGTCAGGCTTGATGAGGAGCTCATTCACCTTGCCCAACTggttcaaagtaaaaaaaaaaaaaaaaaaaaaaaaaattaacaacacGTCAGTCCTGAAACAGAAGCTGAAATGCAAACTCACAAGTCCAAGGCTGACGTAACCGCTGTTTAGTGTTTATAAATTGATATTATCACAAtaagagaaaaagcagaaatgtgttaaaatatcaTAACGTGTAGGGAGAAGATAATGTTCTTCTCTTTGCACTGGATAACTTCAGAGCTTATTTAACCCACAGGTGTTTTTGACAGATGTGCCTTGGGAGGGACCCTACCAAATTTCACCTGACTCACCATTTTAGTGACTAATCAGTTTAGATCTGAACATAATGATAAACACTGGCCACAATATTATCGCTAATACACCTGGAGGTTTCAATGTTGTAGTACTCTAGCTGGTGTTAGGACCAAACAGACACTCAGCAAGTTGCGATGCGCTGTGCGTTATCACACCTGTGGATCACCGCCAGCAGAAAATTATCCCCATGCTGACCACCCCGACATAAAAACGACCGATTGGATTTATAGTTGTGGCGGATCAGTGTTTAGCGGTTGCGTTGTGTTTGCCTGTAATCCCGACGGGAGTTCAATGTACCTGAACTCTCCGTACATTTCCTGCTTTTAAACGACATTTTAATTACCTAGAACATGTATTGTAATAATATGTGTGTACCTTCTTGTTCTTTACATCCACCAGCTGCCAAATCAACTGCACCAGCTCCTTCTCGTCAGATCCCAATAGCTCTCCGCTCGCGCCAGATGTGGCGGTGAAAAGCACCGCCAGGTAGTCTACCTGTGCCGTCATCTGAGCTCAAACACAGGCAACAACTACACTAATACTACACTAAAGTAAAGGCCAAAAACTACAAACACGCCGGGAAGGAGACACAACTGGAGGAGACAGCTTCTAACACCTTTACTTTGACACCTGAGCACAAAGGTGAACTCTGTAAATCCTGGTTTCGTCGCGCGTGAATTCCTACGTAAAACGTCCTGCAGCCACCATCTCGGAGCAATGGCTGAACGTTCCCCGTTTTTGTAGCGCATCTACCTGTGCGACCACGTGATCAGCCACCTGCCTCCTCCCTCCTTTCAGGTGGTTACAAATTAAGACGTGGCAgataatgaaggagaaatatgtgCTTTTCAATGCCTAATATGCGTTTTATGTCATTTCAGTTTGTCATTTTagcagtatgtatgtatgtaatacTTTACAATGGTAAAGGATTGGATGAATGGTATATTGATTACCTGTTACAaaggcacaaaacacaaaatgtttaaacatgagCTGCATTCGaagatttgtatatttttagaCGTGTAATTAAACAATAGATCTTTTCGAAAGTTTACGTTATATCAGAGGATATTCTGTGATaaagtaaaattgtatttaaccTAAAATCACCTCCTAGCAAAAGGAAAATCAAGCATGAACATGAAGGCTACATATTtatattgttgcatttttattacataaacATATAATTTATACGAAATGGTTTGTAAAAGcaattatttatgtttgttaatAGCCGTTCCAACgttaatattatataattagCTTATTACCGTACATATAATGaatatattatttacaaaacGACTACTATCATTACGACGACTACAACTATTactaccaataataataatattgtagtataaatttaaaaaaatatataataataattacatcttcaatcaatcaatttgaTCTAAATCTTTGATCTAAGTCAAATTACTTTTTAGTTGTTCCTTTGCGtgagtaaaattattttatcataaatatttaataattacgtttgttttgttctttccgtttaatttaggttttgttttttgcttacTCCGGAAGTATTTCCCGTCCCGGAAGTTTATCCCTGGTCTGAACGATATCTAGAAGCGATGGC
This window harbors:
- the esrp1 gene encoding epithelial splicing regulatory protein 1 isoform X4 yields the protein MTAQVDYLAVLFTATSGASGELLGSDEKELVQLIWQLVDVKNKKLGKVNELLIKPDLSNLTNEKEQEDLVEESVEEENGSGAECVFTATSFETALNLFHLQLTNEVNSVGAGTSMCLCTDGQLHIRQVIHPEAASKNILLPECFYSFFDIRKEFKKHFPASDLKALNVHIMAKSLSIPVDALATWDPATALDPSTTLPAEIAVQQVRIMASLVLSLLSEPLCHMFSHPERVSEKFETGTCSKMEKVCDNTVIRARGLPWQSSDQDIARFFRGLNIAKGGAALCLNAQGRRNGEALVRFVSEEHRDLALQRHKHHMGNRYIEVYKATGEDFLKIAGGTSNEVAMFLSREDQIIVRMRGLPFTATHEQVLAFFSPGEGLNEICPVSGGKDGILFVRYPDGRPTGDAFVLFACDEHAQCALRKHKEILGRRYIELFKSTAAEVQQVLNRYSSAPLIPVAPAPLVPVLPAMSLLPPPGGVRDCLRLRGLPYTASIEDILTFLGEFTHDIRPHGVHMVLNQQGRPSGDCFIQMTSAERAFQASQRLHKHIMSTQRGANSRYVEVFPCSAEEMGLVLMGGSLSHTHTHTHNRSRSGTGLSPPPCKSRRLSPPSYSFTPAPPVLTTEAAAALYPPVGQVLLTPRHLPPGHAYYPGAAQLYMNYTAYYPSPPGSPTTVGYFPSPSSLSSPGGLVRMPGLTYNSNGVKDLINAVQGYQYVPEDALIYAQGAVHAHDPARTLLTQPKEWVCI